Within Seriola aureovittata isolate HTS-2021-v1 ecotype China chromosome 12, ASM2101889v1, whole genome shotgun sequence, the genomic segment AAGGCCGGTGCTCTGGAGTTCCCATCAAGCAGCAGAGCCCTGTCTGTAACCTGAGCTCAACCCAGCTGGACCTTCAAAGGCcagtcagctgtgtgtttttgtgcaagtgtgtgtgtatttatgtggaTGCAAGGGGTTGAGGGGCTCAGCAGCAACTGAAGCCTGTGTTGACATTTGGTTTGAGAAATCACACCcccccagcaccaccaccaccaccatcatcctGCCTTCAGCAGCTCTCAGCACTGACCTCTACACCCCAGTGCTTTTTAGCTTTTTGACAGGGGaagaaagtgtgtgagagagagcgctgatgtttgattttctttgtatCAGCAGATCGCAGAATTATTCAAAGAGTGACTTGAAAGCTCCAGCATCTGTTAAATGCTGCTTTGAAGTGATTTGAAAGTGTGTTTTCCAAATTCTGTCTGAGATTTGAGGCGTCTCCTGGGTACGACGTCCACACTCAAATTTCAAAGTGAAGCCATTGAAGCCTTTagtaaatggagaaaataaGCTGTCCTTTTTGGCTTGCGTCTGAGTTACACCCACTCTATGTTTGTTGTCAGGAGATAAATAAGATCCTTTTGCCACTTTAAGTGGTGAAACACACTAAATTGATCAGACGCAGACACCCCCCAAGGCATCTTAAACTGGGCCTTTTTAAGTGCGCTTGAAAGCCGCTGCGGGAAGGGAAGGAAGACtgatagtgtttgtgttttttttcttgtcagttAGCAGCAATGGTCCCCTCTCAAGAACATGACACATCCAACCCTTTTAGCACTAACTCAGCCTGTTTGAGATCATAACTTAAATTCACATCTGCTGGGAGTTTTTAATCTGATTGTTTGACTGACTAAGATTTCTATCtgtctgtgcttttctttttgtcttcctgTTGATAATGTCTGTTGATGCAGCtgttcactgttttggtttttaagaGCTGTCTGACCTGCGCTCATGTATCTGTCCAACCATGCAGTGTTGCTTGTTGCCGTGTTTTTGCACAAATCTCCATTCCCGCCTTACCAGAGAGGATTCTTCTGCAATGACAACAGCATCAGGCTTCCCTATAAGAGCAGCACAGTGTCCACCACCGTGCTCACAGCTGTGGGCGTCACTGTGCCCGTGGTCTCAGTAAGTCTTGGTTTGGTGCAGCAGGAGAACTAGAGAGCATATGTTGGGACACTCTCCATTCATCCACTGGTTGGCTTAAGATACCTCAAATGACACGATTGGAACGACAGGCTATGACTCATGCTCACTGGTGCATCCATGTTGTACCTCATTAGCTGTAAATCATGTATGCTGTACATTACTGCCCACCATTTTCCAACGCATATCATTGTGAGCTTTGAGACTGATTTTCTAGCCTACAGACAGCCCTTGGTTTCCATTTATATTACTAGTCAGAATATTGATTAAGTGTCAAAGTAACAAAAGACTGGAGTGCTCTGTAGGTCAGCTGTTTGGCTGTTGGCTCCTTTTACTTACAAATGTCTGCCACTTCATTGTCATTCTGAAGTTAAATTAATGGAAACCAATGCAGCctgaagagacagagattgGTATTAAAATATATGGTGTGCTTTGGAAGATGGTCAGCAGTAAAGTAAAGTATACATTATTAGTAGTTAACAGGctgaaacatacaaaaaaaaagtacaggTATGGTCCTTCGATACATCCAAAGATCTGTTCACAAAGCCCCATTAATACTGAATATTGAGCAAAGATGGAGTCATTATTTCTTCATTAGTCATAGATAACAGCCACAGAATGAATTGAGCCAGTCCCACATGTTCCCTTGTTACCTCTTGCTCGTACCTGCGACCTCTGTAATTTGCGTATCATTAACCCAGcgcctccatctctctctctctctctccccctccctccctcacccacccccacccccaccccctttctttctctctgtgccgTTCACTGCTTCTTCACACTAGCCGGCCTGCCTTTCTTGGTCATTGAGACCAGTGCTGTTCAGCCTTACCGTAGGGGGTTTTACTGCGATGATGAATCCATCAAGTACCCGGCCAAAAATGGAGATACCATTAGCGACGGTGTGCTTAGTGCTGCTGGCATTCTTATCACCATCCTCTCTGTAAGTCACCTCACTTTGATCACTAATGCCATCATCACTTCTTGTGTTTCAGCAGCCTTCACCATTACTAGCAGCAcgcactgacactgactgacttAAACTAGATGTTGACCACATCATTTCTCATCCTGATTGCACAGTCCATTCTAGTAGTTCTCATTGTCTCCAATAGGGGTTCTAATTTGTATATGATCAATGTAACATTTCCAACAAGGAATATATTTCACAATTATATGATTTGTAATGATTTTAGAGATTTCTTCAATCAATTACAGGTGCAACAtgtgttcatatttttctcCAAACAAACCATGTACATTCCCACTACACTCACCTTCAATGAAATACGCTTATGCACGCTCCATCAGAGGGATTTATCTGACAGTTGACTCACTGTGGGTATAAACAGAGATTATCCTACATGATTACTGAAACAACACCTCTCCATACCTGTGCTATCAGCTTCTCTGATTGGCTTCAGCACATGCTAGATAACAACCAGTCAACAGCATTTGTTCAAGGCTTTCTCTTCAGGGGCTTAAGATGACTCAACTGATTAAGGTGCTTGAGAAAGTGAGGTGTTGAATTGTTTCTCTGTCTCAAATCTCCTGAGAGAGAACAGTGAAGATGTGTCCAAAATCTGCACTAAACCCCAACCTTATCCCAGCATCTGgtaattcaaaatattttttctccatATGCCAGTGCTCAGAGGTGGAAGCTAAACAACCCATTTGCACTACACATTTTTCTGCCGTGGTTTTCAGATATACTTCGCTTTTGACCTATGCATCCGTCTACACCGGCTTCGTAACGGCTCATTTTTTTTCGGAGATAACTGCGACTTTACCCCCTTGTGCAAGATTGTTTTTTCGCCTGTAAGGTCTGTCAAAACACTTCTGAACACTCAGCAATCCTGTGGCTCAATACATCAGGTGTAGACACTGATGGAGGACTGCAGCTTCTGTTGTGCTGCTGACGAGGTGCTGCACCCagtgtagacaagaaaaagtaTAAGAGCAGTCCCCGTTGTATCTCTATTAAATTAGTATagcaaaacataacaaaacccTATGAACCCATGATTTCAATCGCCAAACCCAGCCATTTCTACTCAcaatacacagaaaacaaaagaaaagaaaaggagaaaaactgCAATATTACTGCAGCAGTCTTACAACAATTTAGCGACCAATAGCGACCACCTTCGAAACGTCTAGAAATCACCCCGAAAGCCATAGCAACCATGTAGGAAGCACCCTTAGCAACCAACAGGCTATCACAAACGCAATAGTAACTAACTAGTGACACTTATAAAAAACAATTAAGCAACTAAAAAGCTATCAAACTGGAGTCTCTTGGAGCACCTTAGAAACTATTAATCCATGGATTAACATTTAGCATTGCCTCATCCTAAAAAGGTGCTAACACATTACATTGATAATTGCTAGTTATCGGGAATGTGCTAGCAGTGGACTAGCAAATAGATTCTGGGGACATAAACCATGCAGCATTCACACTTAAATCCTTCAGAAACTTCCTGGTTGCTCTGTGGTGTTACTCAGCACTGCCATAGCATGTGAGGTTGTCACCTGGCAGATCCTCGGTGGAATTGTGCCTAGCCTCATGGCATGGATTCTCCAtcagctctccctcctcctggaGAGCAGTCTACTCTACGGGCTTGGGGCCACAGGGGTTTTCATGGTGAGAAGGAGCCCTGGCCCGTGTAATTATGGTTGACGCAATGGTTGTTCGGTTAAATACTGTAATTGGTGGGGTGGAATTGTGGTGAAGGCCCCAAACAAGAAGACTTTGCCAGATATCTCATTTTCCCCTGGCAAAACGTGACTTTGTAATCCGTCTCCCCCCTAGAGCGTTCTGCcaagctttgtgttttctgaaccagaaaacaacaacattaggACATGCAGTGCTTCATTTCCCCCTGTATAAAGCTGAGAAACGCAAGAGGCCACATCCTTTATAATTTATACAGATCTTTTTTAGAAGACACGAAAACACCATGGTGTCATTTTGGAAATACAAGACTTTTGACATAAGCCACAAATCAGCATCTAGCCTCCATGATTATCTCTGAGGTTTCAGTCTAACAGCAACATATCCTACAATGCCAATTCATTTATTCGTTCACATCGTAAAATCTTTCACACAAGGGGAACCAGATCTGTTTTctcccccttccctctctcccatGAAAGCAGCTGGCCTGTGTTGAGCTGGCTCTAAAGGCCTGGATGGTGGAAACAACATACTATATCAGCTTGTTAAATCTCCTTAAGGGCTATCCCTCTGCAGAGAGTGTTTTCCAAGAATGAGACTTATTCCTGCGCCCCTCACAAGAatgtctgatgaaaccaagatacTAACATGAAAACAGCCAGACATCCCTTGTGAAATCGGAGACATTTCAGAGAGACAGCCTgagcagtgaaaaacaaacgTGCCCCCGACGTACGCCTGGTGGAGTCTGGCCACCAAAATCAGACACGTTGCCTAGCTCAGCGTTTCTGCTGATTAGAACCAGCGGTGCCTCCCCCACTcgctccctcctccacctcccactCCAGCCTtcattcctcctctcaccttcctcttccttccccTTTCTCCGCTTTGTTCACACTCCTCTTGTCCTTTTTTGCAGACTCTATGCTTTCTatcttcccttcccttcccttccctctcaCTGCTCACTGTTGCTTTCATCCCTCCATTTTCTGCCTTTATCACTCCTCTTCACTACTTTCATTTGTGAGTGGCTGGAAGACAACAGGGGAGAATGGGGGGGTAGGGAAGGCTCATTTGAGCTTAAACAGCTGTTGCGAGTTATGGCTATCCACCTCCTCCTAAGTGCGCCTTACCCGTCAATCGTCGGTTTTAGACGGTGGTTTATTTACACACTTACATAAAACTATACATGGCGGACAGTTTGAGTTGCCTCCCACGTTGCCTCACTGTTTTCTCTGAGAAGTAGAATTGCACAGGTAAACACGTTTAACTATAAAGCAGTCTTTTTCAAACCACTTCAGAGGAAATCACAGCATTCCTTTTTAGCTCTCTAACATTTTGATcctgaaaaaaagttatttcagtcatatatatatatacacacaactCATATTTGAAACCTGTATGTCAGAGCTCAGTATGTCCTTGTTCCAAATACCCATCTCCACAGAATTTGATGCACATTTCCAATTAGTCCACAAGAGCTTAATGCTATCCTTCTTGCTTGAGGGTTTGTTTGTGAACACTTTTAATCCAGTAATGCTGCAGTCTTTACTtgaaagaaaatacatcaaGCAAAACTTGCATTCACAATTATCTATATTCTGACATTAAAGAGGGAATGACAGGGAAGTAGTCAAATAATGAGTAACAAACAGTTAGATGTTAAATTACATGTGAAATATGAGCACTGCACTTCACTAGCAAAAGAAGTTCCTCTGTCCATGTTTGAAAGTGCTGTGCCATTCCTCATAAAGTATTTTGGCTCTCCTGCACTCACACAGTTTCACTGAACACTCAGGAGATTGAAAATAAGTACAGAGGAGTGGAAGATGGGACTtggacacagtcacagtcatgaTTTTCACTGACATTACCGTCTCTTGTGTTCCCTCAGATCATCATTGGAGAAAGCTACAGGATCTACTTTCTGAACGAAGGATCCAAGTCTTTTGTAGGGAACCCCTACATTTCTGCTCTCTACAAGCAGGTTGGAGTGTTCGTCTTTGGTTGTGCCATCAGTCAGTCCTTCACTGACATTGCCAAAGTGTCAGTCGGCCGCATGCGCCCACACTTCATTGATGTGTGCAAACCTGACTTCTCCACTATCAACTGCTCCCTGGGCTACATCACTGACTACCAGTGTCAGGGGCCAGAGAGCAAAGTTCAAGAGGCCAGGTATTATAACAGATTTAAAAgcatataatttaaaatgtattgtttacAGATTATTAGGTGAAGTAAAATTCTGATTGTCCTCTGTCCTTCAGGAAGTCTTTCTTCTCTGGACATGCATCATTCTCAATGTACACCATGCTTTATCTGGTGGTGAGTTACTGAATTGTTTTtaacatgtatacacacatgtgccCTGAATAGACAGTATATAAACCCACAATTCTGTCTCTTTACCAGTTCTATCTGCAGTCTCGCTTCACTTGGCATGGAGCCCGCCTGCTGCGCCCTCTGACCCAGTTCACCCTCATCATGATGTCTTTCTACACCGGCTTGTCCCGTGTCTCTGATCACAAGCACCACCCGACTGATGTCCTGGCGGGCTTTGTACAGGGAGCCCTGGTGGCTTACTGTATAGTGAGTAGTtccataatgttttatttttgtaatagtACTATATCAGATTAGATTTAAGAATTTGAGGGTCCTCACAAATGAATCTAATTTTGGTTATTTAGTtagttttaagttattttttgcttcCAAGTTGAATAAAGATAATAATCATGCCTTCATTTATGTAGCCCTTTCCCAATAACAGATTGTAAGATTCttcacagacagagaagaaagtAGATTTGTCTTCATTCAACTGATAAAGTTTCTGAattaacattttcacatcagctATTTGAATGGTACAGGTAAACAGGTACATACAATTGGCTGTGGTTAGCATAACAATAAAACGTGTGACTGTGTTTACAAATTATAATGAAGAGAGGCTGCATGTGAATGGAAAACAGAAGGGGGCCTAGTACTGAACCTTGAGGAACTCCATAGTATATCTGTAAAGAAAAGGGAGTGAAATCACTAACAAAAAACTGTTGGGACAAAAAGGGGGACAAGGGAAGTATGATGATTAAGATGTTCAAGGatggttttctttctttcccttccaCAGGTTTTCTTTGTGTCAGACTTGTTCAAGCCCAAAGGAAGACGTTCTACCTTACTGCCAACTCCAGTAAAGAAAGACCTTGTTCCTCCTGCAGACATCAGAGAGCGAAGTAACCATCTCATCATGGCATAGAGAAGACTGCAAATTGATTGTATATAACCCTGACCTGTGCCATTCAAATCACTACTATAGCCACTGGTCAATACTGGATAAAACAAACTCTAACAATCTGGATAACACAGACAAATATGGAATCTTGAACATCTCGACGGACGAGAGGAGGCTACGCAAGAACAGTCAAGCAAGTTATGCTTTCTCAATGGAAAGTTTCATCTCTTTCCTCGGTCTCACATCTCAAtgtggaaaaaagagagaaccaGGGATGTTtgtccctcttctctttttgtgaAAGAGATCTGCCTTGTAGATTCTCCTCTGTCAAGGCCTTTCCATGGACTAAagtctgaaatgaaacaaaactgagaAATGGCAGCTGTATACAAAGCTCTGTGTAGCTTTTGTGCCTTCTTCCCTCAGCTGTATCCAGCATGGGAGCTATACTCATATTTCTGCCACTCGCTCACTGTGTGactaatgcaaaaaaatcatgaggagaaggaaaaaaaaaaacaaattccttGATTTCAGGAAGGATATTGTTTGAGTTTGGTTTTATTACAAACATAAGAATTTGTATGTATGCGTGA encodes:
- the LOC130179238 gene encoding phospholipid phosphatase 3-like isoform X1, whose translation is MQRCLIYEKTMAAETRNGGSSLNNNNCKDHRRRKLLVGVDLFCLFLAGLPFLVIETSAVQPYRRGFYCDDESIKYPAKNGDTISDGVLSAAGILITILSIIIGESYRIYFLNEGSKSFVGNPYISALYKQVGVFVFGCAISQSFTDIAKVSVGRMRPHFIDVCKPDFSTINCSLGYITDYQCQGPESKVQEARKSFFSGHASFSMYTMLYLVFYLQSRFTWHGARLLRPLTQFTLIMMSFYTGLSRVSDHKHHPTDVLAGFVQGALVAYCIVFFVSDLFKPKGRRSTLLPTPVKKDLVPPADIRERSNHLIMA
- the LOC130179238 gene encoding phospholipid phosphatase 3-like isoform X2 — protein: MQRCLIYEKTMAAETRNGGSSLNNNNCKDHRRRKLLVGVDLFCLFLVLLVAVFLHKSPFPPYQRGFFCNDNSIRLPYKSSTVSTTVLTAVGVTVPVVSIIIGESYRIYFLNEGSKSFVGNPYISALYKQVGVFVFGCAISQSFTDIAKVSVGRMRPHFIDVCKPDFSTINCSLGYITDYQCQGPESKVQEARKSFFSGHASFSMYTMLYLVFYLQSRFTWHGARLLRPLTQFTLIMMSFYTGLSRVSDHKHHPTDVLAGFVQGALVAYCIVFFVSDLFKPKGRRSTLLPTPVKKDLVPPADIRERSNHLIMA